The following proteins come from a genomic window of Anopheles ziemanni chromosome 3, idAnoZiCoDA_A2_x.2, whole genome shotgun sequence:
- the LOC131286250 gene encoding uncharacterized protein LOC131286250 has protein sequence MFMDDSGIDSGDRLESLLIDELGTFTEGHHVKDTTVSAGKASVDSDAESDIFSKLHDFDVVFEDPHEKLQDPARAAAAVAAAPVPDGAYFPAGRREHPAGRKVLVSDNSTDSFTSSSATSNGGGTPMAAPGTGSVDDGSLVRDHNGTAQLSTCKILQRKLELKVERAKRNYKQMYHDNQESVEREPKISSLIPISRLPIPACRDSHQLVDVNTGFNSDDDLENVSFFPRARKTSGTQARQELSDTFSIQEMTIESDNDDLDFEQCRKLSDSKGYRKILNRSGSGGSAGGGPDDYLDNDTLDEDDDSQNLELLPPKGGYALKERLRRLFCCCRKDDFL, from the exons ATGTTTATGGACGACAGTGGCATCGACAGCGGAGACAGGCTGGAGTCGCTGCTGATTGACGAGCTCGGCACCTTCACAGAAGGCCATCACGTGAAGGACACGACGGTAAGTG CTGGCAAGGCTAGCGTCGATTCCGATGCGGAAAGTGACATCTTCTCGAAGCTGCACGACTTCGATGTGGTGTTTGAGGATCCGCACGAAAAGTTGCAGGATCCGGCCCGGGCTGCAGCTGCCGTTGCGGCTGCTCCGGTTCCAGATGGTGCGTACTTCCCCGCCGGACGACGCGAGCATCCCGCGGGGCGGAAGGTTCTCGTGAGCGACAACAGTACCGACTCGTTTACATCCTCTTCGGCGACTTCCAATGGTGGTGGTACTCCGATGGCAGCACCCGGGACGGGCAGTGTGGATGATGGGTCACTGGTGCGTGATCACAATGGCACCGCCCAGCTGAGCACCTGTAAGATTTTGCAGCGCAAGCTGGAGTTGAAGGTGGAACGGGCCAAACGTAACTACAAACAGATGTATCATGATAACCAG GAATCGGTCGAACGGGAACCGAAGATAAGCAGTCTGATACCAATCTCCCGGCTCCCGATTCCTGCCTGCCGGGACAGTCATCAGCTCGTCGATGTGAACACGGGTTTCAACAGCGACGACGACCTTGAGAACGTATCCTTCTTTCCACGGGCACGAAAGACGAGCGGAACGCAGGCCCGGCAGGAACTGTCGGACACCTTCAGCATCCAGGAGATGACGATCGAGTCAGACAACGACGATCTGGACTTTGAGCAATGTCGCAAGCTGTCGGATAGCAAGGGCTACCGGAAGATCCTCAATCGAAGCGGCAGTGGAGGGAGCGCAGGGGGTGGACCGGATGACTATCTGGACAATGACACGCtggacgaagacgacgactcGCAGAACTTGGAGCTACTACCACCGAAGGGTGGATACGCACTGAAGGAGCGATTGCGACGACTGTTTTGTTGCTGCAGGAAGGACGACTTCCTGTGA